One Eleginops maclovinus isolate JMC-PN-2008 ecotype Puerto Natales chromosome 22, JC_Emac_rtc_rv5, whole genome shotgun sequence DNA segment encodes these proteins:
- the bnip4 gene encoding BCL2 interacting protein 4 isoform X2 has translation MSQKKEISSDDSLQGSWIELHFSGNGSQNTSHHGSQEQIPMAIQECDMEKMLLDAQHESGKNSSRGSSQCNRGSETNSSQSDEDFQERRREVENIMKKNADWIWDWSSRPENNPPKEFLLKYPKRTTTLSIRNTSVMKKGGVLSADFLKLFLPSLIISHILAVGLGIYIGKRLTSHSTY, from the exons ATGTCGCAGAAAAAGGAGATTTCATCGGACGACAGTTTGCAAG gttcCTGGATTGAACTTCATTTCAGTGGCAATGGCTCTCAGAACACTAGTCATCATGGAAGCCAGGAACAAATCCCCATGGCCATCCAGGAATGTGACATGGAGAAAATGCTGTTAGATGCACAGCACGAGTCAGGCAAAAACAGCTCCAGAGGAAGTTCTCAATGCAACAG AGGATCCGAGACAAACAGCTCACAG TCGGATGAAGACTTTCAGGAAAGAAGACGGGAAGTGGAGAACATTATGAAGAAAAATGCTGACTGGATCTGGGACTGGTCCAGTCGACCTGAGAACAATCCACCAAA GGAGTTCCTGCTGAAGTACCCTAAGCGCACGACCACTCTCAGCATCAGGAACACCAGCGTCATGAAGAAGGGAGGCGTTCTCTCTGCTGACTTTCTGAAGCTTTTCCTTCCTTCATTAATCATTTCTCACATACTGGCTGTTGGCCTAGG GATATACATTGGGAAGCGTCTGACCTCACACAGCACCTACTAA
- the bnip4 gene encoding BCL2 interacting protein 4 isoform X1, which yields MSQKKEISSDDSLQGSWIELHFSGNGSQNTSHHGSQEQIPMAIQECDMEKMLLDAQHESGKNSSRGSSQCNSPLRALTPLLLCRGSETNSSQSDEDFQERRREVENIMKKNADWIWDWSSRPENNPPKEFLLKYPKRTTTLSIRNTSVMKKGGVLSADFLKLFLPSLIISHILAVGLGIYIGKRLTSHSTY from the exons ATGTCGCAGAAAAAGGAGATTTCATCGGACGACAGTTTGCAAG gttcCTGGATTGAACTTCATTTCAGTGGCAATGGCTCTCAGAACACTAGTCATCATGGAAGCCAGGAACAAATCCCCATGGCCATCCAGGAATGTGACATGGAGAAAATGCTGTTAGATGCACAGCACGAGTCAGGCAAAAACAGCTCCAGAGGAAGTTCTCAATGCAACAG CCCTCTTAGAGCACTAACCCCCCTTCTTCTGTGTAGAGGATCCGAGACAAACAGCTCACAG TCGGATGAAGACTTTCAGGAAAGAAGACGGGAAGTGGAGAACATTATGAAGAAAAATGCTGACTGGATCTGGGACTGGTCCAGTCGACCTGAGAACAATCCACCAAA GGAGTTCCTGCTGAAGTACCCTAAGCGCACGACCACTCTCAGCATCAGGAACACCAGCGTCATGAAGAAGGGAGGCGTTCTCTCTGCTGACTTTCTGAAGCTTTTCCTTCCTTCATTAATCATTTCTCACATACTGGCTGTTGGCCTAGG GATATACATTGGGAAGCGTCTGACCTCACACAGCACCTACTAA